The following proteins are encoded in a genomic region of Betaproteobacteria bacterium:
- the paaI gene encoding hydroxyphenylacetyl-CoA thioesterase PaaI — protein sequence MTPQETADHVGRGMMAVDAASQGMGIRIDAMAPGYCRMQMKVRPEMLNGFKICHGGFITTLADSAFAFACNSYNELTVAAGVVVDFLAPANLDDVLTAEAKEVSLAGRTGVYDVTVRNQAGVLVAVLRGRSHRMKDRKTVPE from the coding sequence ATGACCCCTCAGGAAACCGCCGATCACGTGGGCCGCGGCATGATGGCAGTGGACGCCGCCTCGCAGGGGATGGGCATCCGCATCGACGCCATGGCGCCCGGCTACTGCCGCATGCAGATGAAGGTGCGGCCGGAAATGCTGAACGGCTTCAAGATCTGCCACGGGGGGTTCATCACCACACTGGCGGATTCCGCCTTCGCCTTCGCGTGCAACAGCTACAACGAACTTACGGTGGCGGCCGGAGTCGTCGTGGATTTTCTGGCGCCCGCGAATCTCGACGATGTGCTGACGGCGGAGGCGAAGGAGGTCTCGCTGGCGGGGCGAACCGGCGTGTACGACGTGACCGTGCGCAATCAGGCCGGGGTGCTCGTGGCCGTGCTGCGGGGCCGGTCTCACAGAATGAAGGACCGCAAGACGGTGCCGGAATGA
- the paaA gene encoding 1,2-phenylacetyl-CoA epoxidase subunit A — protein MYTQAIDLPAPKEPEASRPAADNAGYLAEFESKLDREEFIEAKDWMPEAYRKTLVRQISQHAHSEIVGMLPEGNWITRAPTLKRKAILLAKVQDEGGHGLYLYAAAETLGVSRDSLIDALHAGKAKYSSIFNYPTLNWADVGVIGWLVDGAAIMNQIPLCRCSYGPYARAMIRICKEESFHQRQGYDLLLTMMRGTDEQRAMVQDAVNRWWWPSLMMFGPHDSDSPNTGQSMRWGIKRISNDDLRQKFVDATVPQAKVLGVELPDPDLKWNEARGHHDFGRIDWAEFWNVVNGHGQCNRERLAERVKAWEDGAWVREAALAYADKQAARQTAA, from the coding sequence GTGTATACCCAAGCCATCGATCTGCCTGCGCCAAAAGAGCCGGAGGCCTCCCGTCCCGCGGCCGACAACGCCGGATATCTGGCGGAGTTCGAAAGCAAACTGGACCGTGAGGAGTTCATCGAGGCGAAGGACTGGATGCCCGAGGCCTACCGCAAGACCCTCGTGCGGCAGATCTCCCAGCACGCGCATTCGGAGATCGTCGGCATGCTGCCCGAGGGCAACTGGATCACCCGGGCCCCCACGCTCAAGCGCAAGGCGATCCTGCTCGCCAAGGTCCAGGACGAAGGCGGGCACGGTCTGTATCTGTATGCGGCTGCGGAGACGCTCGGCGTGTCGCGCGATTCGCTCATCGATGCACTGCACGCGGGCAAGGCCAAGTACTCGTCCATCTTCAACTACCCCACGCTCAACTGGGCCGACGTGGGCGTGATCGGCTGGCTCGTGGACGGCGCGGCCATCATGAATCAGATTCCCCTGTGCCGGTGCTCCTACGGGCCGTACGCGCGGGCCATGATCCGCATCTGCAAGGAAGAGAGCTTTCATCAGCGGCAGGGCTACGACCTGCTGCTGACGATGATGCGAGGCACGGACGAGCAACGCGCCATGGTCCAGGATGCGGTGAATCGCTGGTGGTGGCCGTCGCTCATGATGTTCGGGCCCCACGACAGCGATTCGCCCAACACGGGTCAGAGCATGCGGTGGGGCATCAAACGCATCTCCAACGACGATCTGCGGCAGAAGTTCGTGGATGCCACCGTGCCGCAGGCGAAGGTCCTGGGCGTCGAACTGCCCGATCCGGATCTGAAATGGAACGAGGCGCGCGGACATCATGATTTCGGCAGGATCGACTGGGCGGAGTTCTGGAACGTGGTCAACGGTCATGGCCAGTGCAACCGCGAACGGCTGGCCGAGCGGGTGAAGGCGTGGGAGGACGGTGCGTGGGTGCGCGAAGCGGCGCTGGCCTACGCGGACAAGCAGGCCGCGCGACAGACGGCCGCCTGA
- the paaK gene encoding phenylacetate-CoA oxygenase/reductase subunit PaaK produces MLHFHPLTIADVRRECGDAIRVRFEVPSSLAGDFRFVQGQHVSLRATVNGEELRRSYSICSGLDDGELCVAIRNVPGGRFSSWACGAFERGMTVDVLPPEGRFLPVDVASDGKHYVAFAAGSGITPVLSVARTVLRREPHSRFTLVYGNRQASTTLFLEELEDLKDRYLGRFVLHTVFSRELQDIELFNGRIDAAKVGAFAATLLPVDTIDEAFVCGPGGMIDEVESALAGLGLDPGRIHVERFGVPSGGEQHRREPADAAQAAIVIELDGVRRQIDFQPSDASILEAALRAGLDLPFSCKGGMCCTCKGKVLEGKVRMDRNYSLDAADVARGFVLTCQSHPLTDHVVLTYDER; encoded by the coding sequence ATGCTTCATTTTCATCCCTTGACCATCGCTGACGTCCGCCGCGAATGCGGCGATGCCATCCGTGTGCGTTTCGAAGTACCGTCCAGCCTCGCGGGCGACTTCCGGTTCGTGCAGGGACAGCACGTGTCCCTGCGCGCCACGGTCAACGGAGAGGAATTGCGGCGCAGCTATTCGATCTGTTCCGGCCTGGACGACGGGGAGCTGTGCGTGGCGATTCGCAACGTTCCCGGAGGAAGGTTCTCTTCGTGGGCCTGTGGCGCGTTCGAACGTGGCATGACCGTCGACGTACTGCCGCCCGAAGGCCGGTTTCTTCCCGTGGATGTGGCCTCCGACGGGAAGCACTACGTCGCGTTCGCTGCCGGAAGCGGCATCACGCCGGTGTTGTCCGTGGCGCGAACGGTCCTCCGGCGGGAACCGCACAGCCGGTTCACACTGGTGTACGGCAACCGGCAGGCGTCCACGACACTCTTCCTGGAAGAACTGGAGGATCTCAAGGATCGGTATCTCGGACGGTTCGTCCTCCACACGGTGTTCAGCCGGGAGTTGCAGGACATCGAACTGTTCAACGGCAGGATCGATGCGGCGAAGGTGGGGGCGTTCGCCGCCACGCTCCTTCCGGTCGACACCATCGACGAGGCATTCGTCTGCGGACCGGGAGGCATGATCGATGAGGTGGAGAGTGCGCTCGCCGGATTGGGTCTCGATCCCGGCCGGATTCACGTGGAGCGCTTCGGTGTTCCGTCGGGCGGCGAGCAGCACAGGCGCGAGCCGGCGGACGCCGCCCAGGCCGCCATCGTGATCGAGCTGGACGGGGTGCGCCGCCAGATCGATTTTCAGCCCTCGGACGCCTCCATTCTCGAGGCCGCGTTGCGGGCCGGTCTGGATCTGCCGTTCTCGTGCAAGGGGGGAATGTGCTGCACCTGCAAGGGCAAGGTGCTGGAAGGCAAGGTGAGAATGGACCGGAACTACAGTCTGGACGCGGCGGATGTGGCGCGCGGCTTCGTGCTGACGTGCCAGTCGCACCCGCTCACGGATCATGTCGTCCTGACGTACGACGAACGGTAG
- the paaF gene encoding phenylacetate--CoA ligase — MNTRLPDPRSLEPIERAGRDELQALQLQRLKWSVRHAYENVPHYRAKFEAHGVHPDDLRSLDDLARFPFTSKQDLRENYPFGMFAVPRERVVRVHASSGTTGKPTVVGYTQRDIDHWSGLMARSIRASGGRPGDIVHVAYGYGLFTGGLGAHYGAERLGCTVVPMSGGQTEKQVQLIADFRPDIIMCTPSYMLTLVDEMERQGLDPVTCSLRIGIFGAEPWTQPMREAIERRAGIDAVDIYGLSEVMGPGVANECIETKDGPVIWEDHFYPEIVDPSTGAVLPEGSQGELVFTTLTKEALPVIRYRTRDLTRLLPPTARTMRRMDKITGRSDDMLIIRGVNVFPSQIEELICRVPQLAPHYQLVLDKEGHLDALTVRVELDPQADRGEFQRDSAGRSLQHQIKAHIGVSAQVEVTAPFAIERVVVGKAKRVIDRRPME; from the coding sequence ATGAACACCCGGCTTCCGGATCCGCGCAGTCTCGAGCCCATCGAGAGGGCCGGCCGTGACGAACTGCAGGCGCTGCAGCTCCAACGGCTCAAGTGGTCTGTGCGCCACGCGTACGAGAACGTGCCGCACTATCGCGCCAAGTTCGAGGCGCACGGCGTTCACCCGGACGATCTGCGGTCGCTGGATGACCTGGCCAGGTTTCCCTTCACGTCCAAGCAGGACCTGCGCGAGAACTACCCCTTCGGCATGTTCGCCGTGCCGCGCGAGCGCGTGGTGCGCGTGCACGCGTCCTCCGGCACGACCGGCAAACCCACGGTCGTGGGGTATACCCAGCGGGACATCGACCATTGGTCCGGCCTGATGGCGCGTTCCATCCGGGCCTCCGGCGGCCGCCCCGGCGACATCGTGCACGTGGCATACGGCTATGGGCTGTTCACCGGCGGCCTGGGGGCGCACTACGGTGCCGAACGGCTGGGTTGCACGGTGGTGCCCATGTCCGGGGGGCAGACAGAGAAGCAGGTGCAGCTGATCGCCGATTTCCGGCCTGACATCATCATGTGCACGCCCTCCTACATGTTGACGCTCGTCGACGAGATGGAGCGCCAGGGGCTGGATCCGGTGACCTGTTCGCTGCGCATCGGAATCTTCGGGGCGGAGCCCTGGACGCAGCCGATGCGCGAAGCGATCGAGCGCCGCGCGGGCATCGACGCCGTGGACATCTACGGACTGTCGGAGGTGATGGGGCCGGGCGTGGCGAACGAATGCATCGAGACCAAGGATGGCCCGGTGATCTGGGAAGACCATTTCTATCCGGAGATCGTCGACCCCTCGACGGGAGCGGTCCTGCCGGAAGGCAGCCAGGGCGAACTCGTGTTCACGACGCTCACGAAGGAAGCGCTGCCGGTCATCCGCTACCGCACGCGCGATCTCACCCGTCTGCTTCCTCCCACGGCACGGACCATGCGCCGCATGGACAAGATCACGGGCCGCAGCGACGACATGCTGATCATCCGTGGCGTGAACGTCTTTCCGTCGCAGATCGAGGAACTCATCTGCCGCGTGCCTCAGCTCGCGCCGCACTATCAGCTCGTGCTCGACAAGGAAGGGCATCTGGACGCCCTGACGGTGCGCGTGGAGCTGGATCCGCAGGCCGACCGCGGAGAGTTCCAGCGGGACAGTGCCGGCCGTTCTCTGCAGCATCAGATCAAGGCTCATATCGGCGTGAGCGCCCAAGTCGAAGTGACCGCGCCGTTCGCGATCGAACGCGTCGTCGTGGGCAAGGCGAAGCGTGTGATCGATCGCCGTCCAATGGAGTGA
- the ndk gene encoding nucleoside-diphosphate kinase — MAVERTLSIIKPDAVAKNVIGQIYSRFEKAGLKIVAARMMHLSRAQAEGFYAVHRARPFFNDLVTFMTSGPVMIQALEGEGAIAKNRELMGATDPKKAAPGTIRADFADSIDANAVHGSDAPETAAVEIAYFFPSLDVHSR, encoded by the coding sequence ATGGCTGTAGAGCGCACTCTTTCCATCATCAAACCCGACGCTGTCGCCAAGAACGTGATCGGACAGATCTATTCGCGATTCGAGAAGGCGGGACTCAAGATCGTCGCGGCCCGGATGATGCATCTGTCGCGCGCGCAGGCAGAAGGTTTCTATGCCGTGCATCGTGCGCGGCCGTTCTTCAACGATCTGGTGACTTTCATGACGTCCGGCCCCGTGATGATCCAGGCGCTCGAGGGCGAAGGCGCCATCGCGAAGAATCGCGAGCTGATGGGCGCCACCGATCCCAAGAAGGCGGCACCTGGAACCATCCGCGCCGACTTCGCTGACTCGATCGACGCCAACGCGGTCCACGGTTCGGACGCACCCGAAACCGCGGCCGTCGAAATCGCCTACTTCTTCCCGTCCCTGGACGTCCATAGCCGCTGA
- the paaJ gene encoding phenylacetate-CoA oxygenase subunit PaaJ → MSTADAWRVLDEVMDPEVPVLSVCDLGIVREIRSAGSGLEVVVTPTYSGCPATEVIERNIREALLAAGATTVTVETRLSPAWTTDWLGDAAKEKLRRHGIAPPPRCAEGGARPIRFVPACPRCGARRTEELSRFGATACKALYRCLECREPFEYVKPL, encoded by the coding sequence ATGAGCACCGCGGATGCGTGGCGGGTACTGGACGAGGTCATGGACCCCGAAGTACCGGTGCTCTCCGTGTGCGACCTCGGCATCGTCCGCGAGATCCGATCCGCCGGGAGCGGCCTCGAGGTCGTGGTCACGCCCACGTATTCCGGTTGTCCGGCGACGGAGGTCATCGAGCGCAACATTCGCGAGGCGTTGCTTGCCGCTGGCGCGACCACGGTTACCGTCGAGACGCGGTTGTCGCCGGCCTGGACCACGGATTGGCTCGGCGACGCCGCCAAGGAAAAGCTGCGCCGGCACGGCATCGCTCCCCCGCCTCGGTGCGCGGAAGGCGGAGCCCGGCCGATCCGTTTCGTGCCGGCATGCCCCCGCTGCGGGGCACGGCGGACCGAGGAGCTGTCCCGTTTCGGCGCGACCGCGTGCAAGGCACTGTACCGGTGTCTCGAGTGCCGCGAACCCTTCGAGTACGTGAAGCCGCTGTGA
- the paaC gene encoding phenylacetate-CoA oxygenase subunit PaaC: protein MSPHFEYLLRIADNSLILGQRLAETCGHGPIIEEDIALTNIALDLIGQARLLLSHAGRIEGRGRDEDQLAFLRAEHDFRNVTLVELPNGDFGRIVLRNLFVSAWQHDLWTALTASTDRDLAAIAEKSLKEVRYHREHASDWTIRLGDGTAESHGRMQSALEMLWPYTREFFEPDVVDSAVAREGIGPEAGSLEAGWTAHVRGVLDVAMLSVPDATPFLTRGKCGRHSEHLGHLLAPMQHLQRAYPGGTW from the coding sequence ATGTCCCCCCATTTCGAATACCTGCTGCGCATTGCCGACAATTCGCTGATTCTCGGCCAGCGTCTCGCCGAGACCTGCGGTCACGGTCCGATCATCGAGGAGGACATTGCGCTCACGAACATCGCACTGGATCTCATCGGACAGGCACGGCTCCTCTTGTCCCACGCGGGCCGCATCGAGGGCCGGGGACGCGACGAGGATCAGCTGGCGTTCCTCCGGGCGGAACATGACTTCCGCAATGTGACGCTCGTGGAACTCCCCAACGGCGACTTTGGCCGCATCGTGTTGCGCAACCTCTTCGTTTCGGCCTGGCAGCATGACTTGTGGACGGCCCTGACCGCATCGACCGATCGCGATCTCGCAGCCATCGCGGAGAAGAGCCTGAAGGAGGTGCGCTATCACCGGGAACATGCCTCGGACTGGACGATCCGCCTTGGCGACGGCACTGCGGAATCCCACGGAAGGATGCAATCGGCGCTGGAGATGCTGTGGCCCTACACGAGGGAGTTCTTCGAGCCCGACGTGGTGGATTCGGCGGTGGCTCGCGAAGGCATCGGCCCGGAAGCAGGCTCGCTCGAGGCGGGCTGGACCGCTCACGTGCGCGGAGTGCTGGATGTGGCGATGCTGTCGGTGCCCGATGCGACACCCTTTCTCACGCGCGGCAAGTGCGGGAGGCACAGCGAACATCTCGGCCACCTTCTGGCGCCCATGCAGCACCTGCAGCGTGCCTATCCCGGCGGAACGTGGTGA
- a CDS encoding SPOR domain-containing protein, translating into MATATPQEPQQDEVKRKALRRLIAALVLLAAAIVGLAVLDRMAQERREQKPPKEPVPAAAVQPPAAPEPPPAPAVEPPPPPQVAEEPARTEPPVPAVKDPEAAPESSEGAAPGKEKHEAKTAPSAPPAVKVPVPPKSTAPVPVKSGPAPAGTPSSNAAAVPTTPPPPIPVPKSTPGVGKGTGGTADSQTSAPATAECRKTGRGRSLGFIVQIGVFASSANAETLKDKLRQLGIEAYTETRVQMGPWQRTLQCRKQWRRKFEPSDSPVLVPQR; encoded by the coding sequence ATGGCTACCGCCACCCCGCAGGAACCCCAGCAGGACGAAGTCAAACGCAAGGCGCTTCGCCGTCTCATCGCTGCTCTGGTGCTGCTCGCGGCGGCCATCGTAGGCCTTGCCGTCCTCGATCGCATGGCCCAGGAACGCCGGGAGCAGAAACCGCCGAAGGAACCCGTGCCCGCCGCCGCGGTTCAGCCGCCGGCAGCGCCGGAGCCGCCTCCCGCCCCCGCAGTGGAACCCCCGCCTCCGCCGCAGGTCGCCGAAGAGCCCGCCCGGACGGAGCCGCCCGTTCCGGCAGTGAAGGACCCCGAGGCAGCCCCGGAGTCCTCCGAAGGCGCCGCGCCGGGAAAGGAAAAGCACGAAGCGAAGACCGCCCCTTCCGCTCCGCCGGCGGTAAAGGTGCCCGTCCCGCCCAAGAGTACGGCGCCCGTTCCGGTGAAGTCGGGTCCTGCGCCGGCCGGCACGCCTTCCTCGAACGCAGCGGCTGTTCCCACGACGCCTCCCCCGCCGATCCCGGTGCCAAAAAGCACCCCAGGCGTCGGAAAAGGCACCGGTGGCACAGCCGACAGCCAAACCTCTGCCCCCGCCACCGCCGAGTGCAGAAAAACCGGTCGAGGGCGTAGCCTGGGCTTCATCGTTCAGATCGGGGTGTTCGCGAGTTCGGCGAACGCGGAGACGCTCAAGGACAAGTTACGCCAACTGGGAATCGAGGCCTACACGGAGACCCGCGTGCAGATGGGCCCCTGGCAACGAACTCTCCAGTGCCGAAAGCAGTGGCGGAGAAAATTCGAGCCCTCGGACTCGCCGGTGCTGGTGCCCCAGCGCTGA
- the paaB gene encoding 1,2-phenylacetyl-CoA epoxidase subunit B has product MDRKEWPLWEVFVRSRNGLDHKHCGSVHAPDPKLALQMARDVYTRRLEGVSLWVVRADHIVASDPDAKPEMFDPAADKIYRHPTFYELPGEVDHM; this is encoded by the coding sequence ATGGACAGGAAGGAATGGCCTTTGTGGGAGGTGTTCGTGCGCAGCCGGAACGGGCTGGACCACAAGCACTGCGGGAGCGTGCACGCTCCGGACCCGAAGCTCGCGCTGCAGATGGCGCGTGACGTGTACACCCGCCGGCTCGAAGGGGTGAGCCTCTGGGTGGTGCGCGCCGACCACATCGTGGCGTCGGATCCGGACGCCAAGCCGGAGATGTTCGATCCCGCAGCGGACAAGATCTACCGGCATCCCACTTTCTACGAACTGCCCGGGGAAGTGGACCACATGTAA
- a CDS encoding TetR family transcriptional regulator, with amino-acid sequence MARPRASTFEQQRATIRVEAARLFAEKGFASASMSQIAQACEVSKALLYHYYRDKPALLLDIVESYLDTLLAIAAEVAVQPLQPEEHLRELIARFMRQYEHSQPQHRVLVQDVKFLDEHERSRITAKQRSVVEAFARAIARVHPKWDGEALRVPLAMILFGMINWTFTWLRADGPLTYEDMAGVVSDIFLHGVTGAGAVGEAESGPSGRTGAMHGPARIPP; translated from the coding sequence ATGGCAAGGCCCCGCGCTTCCACGTTCGAGCAGCAGCGTGCGACCATCCGGGTCGAGGCTGCGCGACTCTTCGCGGAGAAGGGCTTCGCGAGCGCCTCGATGTCGCAGATCGCGCAGGCCTGCGAGGTGTCGAAGGCGTTGCTGTACCACTACTACCGGGACAAACCGGCGTTGCTGCTGGACATCGTCGAGAGCTACCTCGATACGTTGCTTGCGATCGCCGCGGAGGTGGCGGTGCAGCCCCTCCAACCGGAAGAACATCTGCGCGAGTTGATCGCGCGGTTCATGCGGCAGTACGAGCATTCCCAACCGCAGCATCGCGTCCTCGTCCAGGACGTGAAGTTCCTGGACGAGCACGAACGGTCGCGGATCACCGCCAAGCAGAGGTCCGTGGTGGAAGCCTTTGCTCGGGCGATCGCACGTGTGCATCCCAAGTGGGATGGAGAGGCCCTGCGGGTACCGCTGGCGATGATCCTGTTCGGGATGATCAACTGGACATTCACGTGGCTGCGGGCCGATGGGCCCTTGACCTACGAGGACATGGCCGGTGTCGTGAGCGACATCTTTCTGCATGGCGTCACCGGTGCGGGTGCGGTCGGTGAGGCAGAATCCGGGCCGTCCGGCCGGACCGGTGCGATGCACGGGCCGGCACGGATTCCCCCTTGA
- the paaC gene encoding 3-hydroxyacyl-CoA dehydrogenase PaaC, which yields MTVSHPLSTQTTVAVIGAGTMGSGIAHVAARAGHPVLLFDTQAQALEKAKAGIAKDLAFLVSKGKLAQEDSDAAMARVRTTGALADLADAGMVVEAIVEDREAKRALFAQLESLVSAECIIASNTSSISITDLAVGAKKPGRIVGMHFFNPVPRMALVEVIDGLETDGDVAAMVMATAQAWGKTPVRCKSTPGFIVNRVARPYYGEAMRALTEQAADPVTLDAVMRDCGGFPMGPCELIDLIGLDVNLAVTGSTFQALGWDRRYAPSLIQQELVRSGRHGRKTGQGFYRYEDTATPPVPPAEPSFPPPQSVIAPVDAGLLEPLIERMSAAGVNVRRVMHLEPMLHIGAARVAVTDGRTATHRGTFEGTPNFVVLDLAFDYARTKRLCIARADQCGGWEYQEVVGALQAAGCAVTRVDDIAGLLVMRTVSMLINEAADVLTQGIASAKDIDTAMRLGTNYPAGPLAWADRLSPSFVAIVLDHLRAHYGEERYRVSPALQRRRWSGSPFHD from the coding sequence ATGACCGTGTCGCATCCGCTTTCCACACAAACGACAGTCGCCGTGATCGGTGCCGGCACCATGGGCAGCGGCATTGCCCATGTCGCGGCGCGTGCAGGACATCCCGTGCTGCTGTTCGACACCCAGGCCCAGGCGCTGGAGAAGGCGAAGGCCGGCATCGCGAAGGACCTCGCGTTCCTGGTATCGAAGGGCAAGCTGGCGCAGGAGGACTCCGACGCTGCCATGGCGCGGGTGCGCACGACCGGCGCGCTCGCCGATCTCGCGGATGCCGGCATGGTCGTCGAGGCGATCGTCGAGGACCGCGAGGCCAAGCGCGCGCTGTTCGCGCAGCTGGAATCGCTGGTGAGCGCGGAATGCATCATCGCCTCCAACACATCGTCCATCTCCATCACCGATCTTGCGGTGGGTGCGAAGAAGCCCGGACGCATTGTCGGCATGCATTTCTTCAACCCCGTGCCGCGCATGGCCCTGGTGGAGGTGATCGACGGATTGGAAACGGATGGGGACGTTGCAGCGATGGTCATGGCGACGGCCCAGGCCTGGGGCAAGACCCCCGTGCGCTGCAAGTCGACGCCCGGCTTCATCGTGAACCGCGTCGCGCGTCCCTACTACGGCGAAGCCATGCGTGCGCTCACGGAACAGGCGGCCGATCCGGTGACCCTGGACGCGGTCATGCGCGACTGCGGCGGATTCCCCATGGGCCCCTGTGAGTTGATCGACCTGATCGGTCTGGACGTGAACCTTGCGGTGACCGGGTCCACTTTCCAGGCGCTGGGTTGGGACCGCCGCTACGCGCCGTCTCTCATCCAGCAGGAGCTCGTGCGCAGCGGCCGCCACGGCCGCAAGACGGGGCAGGGGTTCTATCGCTACGAAGACACTGCCACGCCGCCTGTGCCTCCGGCCGAGCCCTCCTTTCCGCCTCCGCAGAGCGTGATCGCGCCCGTGGACGCGGGACTGCTGGAACCGCTGATCGAACGGATGTCTGCAGCGGGTGTGAACGTACGCCGGGTCATGCATCTCGAGCCCATGCTGCACATCGGCGCCGCCCGGGTGGCGGTGACCGATGGACGGACAGCGACGCATCGGGGGACGTTCGAAGGCACGCCCAACTTTGTCGTGCTGGATCTCGCGTTCGACTACGCCAGGACGAAGCGCCTGTGCATCGCGCGGGCCGATCAGTGCGGCGGCTGGGAGTATCAGGAAGTCGTCGGTGCGCTGCAGGCGGCGGGCTGTGCGGTGACCCGGGTGGACGACATCGCCGGTCTGCTCGTGATGCGCACCGTGTCCATGCTGATCAACGAGGCTGCCGACGTGCTCACCCAGGGCATCGCATCCGCGAAGGACATCGACACCGCCATGCGCCTGGGGACCAACTATCCGGCCGGGCCGCTCGCGTGGGCCGACCGGCTTTCGCCTTCTTTCGTGGCGATCGTGCTGGATCATCTGCGGGCCCACTATGGCGAAGAACGGTACCGCGTTTCGCCCGCGCTGCAGCGACGCCGCTGGAGCGGTTCTCCCTTCCACGATTGA
- a CDS encoding fumarylacetoacetate hydrolase family protein: MKLATLKEGGRDGSLVVVSRDLGRAVAVTDIAPTLQMAIERWSTVAPRLQSVYDGLNRGARERAFAFEASACASPLPRAYQWADGSAYVNHVELVRKARGAELPASFWTDPLMYQGGSDSFVGPCDDILAESEEWGIDFEGEVAVITDDVPMGVPASVAEDHICLLMLVNDVSLRNLIPNELAKGFGFFHGKPATAFSPVAVTPDELGPAWRDAKVHRPLTVTLNGSAFGAPDAGTDMTFDFRQLIAHAAKTRFLGAGTIVGSGTVSNIDRSRGSACLAERRMLEQIAEGKPSTPFMRFGDRIRIEMLDADGRSIFGAIDQRVVRYQPPR, translated from the coding sequence ATGAAGCTGGCCACTCTCAAGGAGGGCGGGCGAGACGGATCCCTGGTGGTGGTCAGCCGGGATCTCGGCCGGGCCGTGGCAGTCACGGACATTGCGCCAACGTTGCAGATGGCAATCGAAAGATGGTCGACCGTGGCCCCCCGGCTGCAGTCGGTCTACGACGGCTTGAACAGAGGGGCTCGCGAACGCGCCTTTGCCTTCGAAGCTTCCGCTTGCGCCTCGCCGCTTCCGCGCGCATATCAGTGGGCAGACGGTTCGGCATACGTCAATCACGTCGAGCTGGTGCGCAAGGCCCGCGGCGCGGAACTACCGGCATCGTTCTGGACTGATCCGCTCATGTACCAAGGCGGTTCCGACTCCTTCGTCGGCCCTTGCGACGACATCTTGGCGGAGTCCGAGGAGTGGGGCATCGATTTCGAAGGCGAGGTGGCCGTGATCACCGACGATGTGCCGATGGGGGTTCCGGCGTCGGTGGCAGAGGACCACATCTGTCTGCTGATGCTGGTAAACGACGTGAGCCTGAGGAACCTCATTCCGAACGAACTGGCGAAGGGCTTCGGTTTCTTCCACGGCAAGCCGGCCACGGCCTTCTCGCCAGTCGCGGTGACGCCGGACGAACTCGGCCCGGCCTGGCGCGATGCCAAGGTGCATCGTCCGCTCACCGTGACGTTGAACGGCAGCGCCTTCGGCGCGCCGGATGCGGGCACGGACATGACCTTCGACTTCCGGCAACTGATCGCCCACGCCGCGAAGACACGATTCCTCGGCGCCGGCACGATCGTGGGGTCGGGGACGGTGTCGAACATCGATCGGAGCAGAGGCTCGGCCTGTCTGGCCGAACGGCGCATGCTGGAGCAGATTGCAGAGGGCAAGCCTTCGACACCGTTCATGCGTTTCGGCGACCGCATCCGGATCGAGATGCTGGACGCAGACGGCCGCTCGATCTTCGGCGCGATCGATCAGCGCGTCGTCCGCTATCAGCCACCACGCTGA